The following are from one region of the Vanessa atalanta chromosome 5, ilVanAtal1.2, whole genome shotgun sequence genome:
- the LOC125064058 gene encoding cuticle protein 19-like, with the protein MIAKAAVILSIVAVAAAGVLHGYGGESYGHEAVAYAPVAQLAHYEGHDEHVDYHAHPKYDYSYSVSDPHTGDHKEQHEVRDGDIVKGEYSLLQPDGSFRKVTYTADDHNGFNAIVHNTAPVHSEYH; encoded by the exons ATGATCGCTAAA GCCGCAGTCATCCTTTCCATCGTGGCGGTAGCAGCCGCTGGTGTGTTGCACGGTTACGGCGGTGAGAGCTATGGCCACGAAGCCGTTGCATACGCGCCTGTTGCCCAGCTTGCCCACTACGAGGGCCATGACGAACATGTCGACTATCAC GCTCACCCCAAATATGACTACTCCTACTCTGTGTCGGACCCCCACACTGGTGACCACAAGGAACAGCACGAAGTTCGTGATGGAGACATCGTAAAGGGCGAATACTCCCTTCTCCAGCCTGACGGCTCTTTCCGTAAGGTCACCTACACCGCTGATGACCATAACGG TTTCAACGCGATCGTCCACAACACAGCGCCCGTCCACTCCGAGTACCACTAA
- the LOC125064373 gene encoding cuticle protein 19-like has protein sequence MYFKIVAVSILVAVCHAGIIDEGHGHAVSSQSIVRHDQPTNGATHYAPIVSHAAPVLTHAAPIVHHAAPLLHSAPVVQHVAAVSHSAPIALAHAEQIEDHAPAHYEFSYSVEDPHTGDHKSQHESREGDVVKGEYSLVQPDGAVRTVEYTADAHNGFNAVVHNSAPSAHAAQTQAEHAGSVVHAAPVVHAAPVVHAAPVVHAPIVHAAPLVHATPVIHATPYLAHH, from the exons ATGTACTTCAAa ATCGTAGCAGTCAGCATTCTTGTGGCAGTCTGCCATGCGGGCATCATCGACGAGGGACACGGCCATGCCGTCTCATCCCAAAGCATTGTCCGCCACGACCAGCCCACTAATGGAGCCACACACTACGCTCCCATAGTTTCTCACGCTGCTCCCGTCTTGACCCATGCTGCTCCAATtgttcaccacgctgctcctctCCTCCACTCCGCCCCCGTCGTTCAACATGTCGCCGCGGTGTCCCACTCGGCACCAATCGCTCTAGCTCATGCAGAACAGATCGAAGACCAC GCACCAGCTCACTACGAATTCTCCTACTCAGTCGAAGACCCACACACTGGTGACCACAAATCTCAGCACGAAAGCCGCGAAGGAGATGTTGTAAAAGGAGAATACTCTCTGGTCCAGCCCGATGGTGCCGTAAGAACCGTCGAATATACCGCTGATGCTCACAATGG cTTCAACGCTGTCGTGCACAACTCCGCTCCATCAGCCCATGCTGCTCAAACTCAAGCAGAGCACGCAGGCTCCGTGGTCCATGCCGCGCCCGTTGTTCACGCCGCGCCCGTGGTCCATGCTGCTCCCGTCGTCCATGCTCCCATTGTTCATGCCGCTCCATTGGTTCACGCCACTCCCGTGATCCACGCGACACCTTACCTAGCCCACCATTAA